One segment of Triticum aestivum cultivar Chinese Spring chromosome 2A, IWGSC CS RefSeq v2.1, whole genome shotgun sequence DNA contains the following:
- the LOC123184590 gene encoding NEP1-interacting protein-like 1 encodes MVVVARVAGGLLRALLFGVFGAAGTVVGAAYGLLSGFVDDEDGFAQGTLLGALAGALMSLDLVHSLMAIWGHRRHDDHCSPLDAHAGRIKRTIGAVVQLTALADPQYCGRRGDSAVVGLDRPARSSSFGFFPPVAVGAASGGCCPICLQEFEAGGERAGRRLPACSHVFHLECIRSWLLRKPDCPMCRHAVH; translated from the coding sequence atggtggtggtggcgcGGGTGGCCGGTGGGTTGCTGCGCGCCCTCCTCTTCGGCGTCTTCGGGGCGGCCGGGACGGTGGTCGGCGCCGCGTACGGCCTCCTGTCTGGCTTCGTCGACGACGAGGACGGCTTCGCGCAGGGGACGCTGCTGGGGGCGCTCGCCGGAGCGCTCATGTCCCTCGACCTCGTCCACTCCCTAATGGCCATATGGGGTCACCGCCGCCATGACGACCACTGCTCCCCCTTGGACGCTCACGCCGGGCGAATCAAGCGCACCATCGGCGCCGTTGTCCAACTCACGGCTCTCGCCGACCCGCAGTACTGCGGAAGACGAGGCGACAGCGCCGTCGTGGGCCTCGACCGGCCGGCAAGATCGTCAAGCTTCGGCTTCTTTCCGCCGGTGGCCGTCGGTGCTGCAAGTGGCGGCTGCTGCCCCATCTGCCTCCAGGAGTTCGAGGCCGGCGGCGAgcgcgcggggcggcggctccCGGCGTGCTCCCACGTCTTTCATCTCGAGTGCATCCGTAGCTGGCTCCTCCGCAAGCCCGACTGCCCCATGTGCCGTCACGCCGTCCACTAG